tttaaagtataatcagactatttatcaataatttatcagctTCCTATAGagctattaaataaataaataaataaatttcttacatattattttcaatatcagCAATTTGCGGCATTAAACTGATTGCACGTGTTGCGAACGATTCTGCGCCTTCCTCAGAACATTGACAGATCAAATTATCACAACTGGCCTGTTCTAATGTGTCAATAAAACGTCCATTACAATTTTCTCTCACCGTTTCATTTGTTCCGTTGTCAATCCACTCATATCTTCTTCCGGATCCTAATTTCTGAAACACCACACACACTTTTATTATctcattatcaaaaaataataaataattaagtatataaataaagtatttacaGCTTCACAGAATGCTTTCTTATCAGCAACTGTACAGTTATGTAACCTTCCATTGCATTTCCATTTCGGACAGTAATTATtgatcaacaaattttttttgttgtaacgCTCATCCAAGCACTCGACACTGCTAAGTATATCTTGATTTACATTTTTAGTAGAATGCGTTGTGCTCGAAGCTTCGCAATCGGCATACAATTGTCTTTTGTTGAGGTAATACAGTCCAAATAAATTGTCCAATCGGAAGCTAGTTATGTCtgtagaattaaataattgaaatttagagtttttttaaattcattttttaattatttgttatttatttatggttttattgtaatatattaCCGTGATAATGAATTTGAGGATCACATCGTAATGTGTCACGTGATGCCAATGAAGTAACGTGTTGAGAAGCTTGTAAATAATTGCTCATTCTATTTATGATTTGTGTTATTTCTACATTCAAGTTATCTTTTTcgtcaactaaaaaaaaaaatttcatttccatTATTGTTACACTGAGAGAAATTTATAGTAACCGTTTCTaatacgtttatgaaatatcatcctatacttttatggtaataattacttggaattatgggatataggcgcatactttctgggaaaagttcccATAACTATGGAAACGATTCCCATCATTTTGGTAGCAGTTCCCATATTGCATGGTAATAGAATTattgtaatgattaccatactcatgaGAATAGTTCCCATGAGCAAATAGGAACAAAACTTATAACCATGTTATAACTGTTCTTAAGTGGATATGAGAATGGACCTTatacattatggtaactattcccataatttatgtaaaatattcccataatattatggtacaCAGAAAGCAAATTATGAGAAGTTTTGCTATGCATTATggaaactattcccataatgttatgggaaccatctttataatatcataaattttttatttctaaaatattatagaaatttccctcattttaatgttttttgcCAAACACGAATTTTGTTTacaatgtttgaatttttgtttttatgtttaataatatttctgtgtGTTATAGAAGTAATTCCCacacttttctttaaattaatatttatgatagtgtgggaaccattcccataatattataggaatgattcccataatggtataggaactattccaattgtattatgggaaccattcctataatattatgggaatagtttttatactattataggaaccattcctacaATGTTATGGGAAaggttcctataatatatgGGAATAGTACCTATAATTATCGGAActgctcccataatttatggtcgtaaTTCCTATGATGGtataggaaaaaatttcataaaattgtgGGAAccatttccaaaattttctttctgtgTAATCGTTgccatatattatggtaatggttaccattttCCACTAGATTAATAATCTATTTgtaggatatttttttttcatcaatttgttTGTATCAATAACGTGACGCTTTTTGTGAATATCCCTAATTCCTAATCCATACTaaattcccatatggatttagcatgttatttattctcatAGAAACCCATGTGAAAATCTATATTGGGATCTATGCTGGATTCTTATAGGAAACCAAATGGGAATCAATCCGAAAACGCCATGTAGGAATCTATATAGGACTTTAGGCTGGATTCCCACGTGGGTTTTTTTTGATAGGGATAGGAttggaacaaaatttttttactcttctaataatatatgaattagtattattataacatattTACTTTGCAGCATAAGCTCGTTATATTTAAGAGAAAATACAATCATCATAAATGCTTTCAATTCACTCAAAATAACTAAATCATAAACAGCCTTTATTTCTTCTTGTAGCGACATTTCATTGTCACATTTAGAACCAAATGAAGATACctaagaatataaatttattattgtgattatcagtaaaataaaattatttaaattatcaggataatacataaattttgtgaGCAGAGTAaattgaacaaatatttaattgtgtaacattttcaaaatttaaattaaaactacgaattaatataaaaaataaattaccttggAAGTGGATAAGTTTTTCACAAGCCTCGAGTAAATAGGAGCCATTTTTGATggttcaaaaaaacttttcaaattattgaCAGCTTCCAATAAACTATCGGGTCTCATGGACAGGATTGAGTTGACGAATTTACTTATCGTGGAAGTCGTCATTTGAACTTTTGGGTGAGCATACTCCATAAACAACTTATAATggttattgatttttaaaacgCAGTTGTgcatttctaaaattattaagttagtGGCTTGATTATTAGAGCCATTTGTACCTAATTTCccaaaaatattgtttaaaagtCTGACTAGCTGGTCCTCAATGCCGTCAGTATCATGGAGTAGAATGTTTGACATTAGTCTTGCTTTGTAGAACATTTTTCGAATGGCTTTATTAACATTGCTAGCATTACAGTTTTCCTGATGGTTAATCGGGTGCTTTGATTCTGACAGTACAAGACTTGATGAATTATATTCAGATATTGGTTGGTAGAGTGAAGAgtgttttcttttaaatccAGATACTATGTTATTTATTGTGACGACAATCTCTTTGATTATTCCGCCGATTTCGTTGATCGTCGATAGATTCGTAGATGCATTTGATTGGTGGCAATTGATGatgacaaatattaaaaaaattaattttagtttcaCCATTTTTTAGTCAGTTTTTTAATCTAGAAAGTAAAACATTTATATGTTATTTgactgattgaaaaaattcgtctattttttttctcgaaaccCCCTATTAAAAAGTTGCAAAGAGGTGACATAAAATGCCTGTTGAAAGATGAgcttttaattgttttctagttattttgcattgttttctacacgaaaaaaataaatagtgcTGGTTACTGTTTCGCGCAGTAATCGACGAAAAGTATAGGGGAAAATACATTGAAATATGACTGATTCATATTAGAACAGGCGTAAGTCATTGCTTAACACGtactattactttttaaacagTAACCAATGCTGTGCTACACAGTACATGAAACATATAACTGGTGACTGTTAAAATGGTCATCGTTCATAGTTCAAGAGGTTCAAGAGTATACAAGCCTCTCAGCATAGCTGTTGTTGCTGAACAGAATGCGAGAACTTACTATTTAGTAACAAAAATGGTTCCTTAGATCTAGTAGATATCATTAACTTCCAGAATAGTACTGAGTCCTGTTTTGACATGAGCGGTTACTATAGTATGTTATAACATATGTATCTGTACATGGAGAAAAAGAAACAGCAACGATTGCTGCGCAGAACAGTAATCTAGTCAATGAGCGTGTTCGGGCGAAAGATTAATTATAGTAGAAGCATATTTTactatacttattttattcaattgactGGATTACTGTTCTGCGCAGTAATGgttactgttattttttctccATGTAGTGTCAAGAATAGTAAAGACTAGAAATGTGAAGCTAACCGTCAGGTCATTTTTTGACCGTCACGTCATGG
This genomic window from Microplitis demolitor isolate Queensland-Clemson2020A chromosome 6, iyMicDemo2.1a, whole genome shotgun sequence contains:
- the LOC103575085 gene encoding uncharacterized protein LOC103575085, with the translated sequence MVKLKLIFLIFVIINCHQSNASTNLSTINEIGGIIKEIVVTINNIVSGFKRKHSSLYQPISEYNSSSLVLSESKHPINHQENCNASNVNKAIRKMFYKARLMSNILLHDTDGIEDQLVRLLNNIFGKLGTNGSNNQATNLIILEMHNCVLKINNHYKLFMEYAHPKVQMTTSTISKFVNSILSMRPDSLLEAVNNLKSFFEPSKMAPIYSRLVKNLSTSKVSSFGSKCDNEMSLQEEIKAVYDLVILSELKAFMMIVFSLKYNELMLQIDEKDNLNVEITQIINRMSNYLQASQHVTSLASRDTLRCDPQIHYHDITSFRLDNLFGLYYLNKRQLYADCEASSTTHSTKNVNQDILSSVECLDERYNKKNLLINNYCPKWKCNGRLHNCTVADKKAFCEAKLGSGRRYEWIDNGTNETVRENCNGRFIDTLEQASCDNLICQCSEEGAESFATRAISLMPQIADIENNMVITNVRFQKKDNMVHLQAEQGRLLPRGEIDNFTRNWLPLNDLVYKQNTREGSFWKREGNVQSPLIYELDYTYLRHDNNKLHLDDVISSPDYIVTGVRLNYVGGYPPKSSSPLELQIFVTPYNYYRGTLEPLLSKPSMWLTTGRSSEKSVDYSRMRTELNLFHSDDPLKADTINQLDSYPNQFIEFQVTDYQKDFGQLTIPYFDARPASISGDKALSGIGIAHRGSKGYGGFLVPKLINVDHSKYINSTLTQQQIDDFKRH